In Dasypus novemcinctus isolate mDasNov1 chromosome 23, mDasNov1.1.hap2, whole genome shotgun sequence, the following proteins share a genomic window:
- the COQ7 gene encoding 5-demethoxyubiquinone hydroxylase, mitochondrial isoform X1, which yields MFCSSGMTLDNINRAAIDRIIRVDHAGEYGANRIYAGQMAVLGRSSVGPVIQKMWDQEKEHLKKFNELMVTFRARPTVLMPFWNVMGFALGAGTALLGKEGAMACTVAVEESIANHYNNQIRTLMEEDPEKYEELLQVLKKFRDEELEHHDTGLDHDAELAPAYAILKNIIQAGCSAAIYLSERF from the exons ATGTTTTGCAGTTCAGGAATGACCTTAGACAATATCAACCGGGCAGCCATTGACCGAATAATCCGGGTGGATCATGCAGGCGAGTATGGCGCGAACCGCATCTATGCAGGGCAGATGGCTGTCCTGGGCCGAAGCAGCGTCGGGCCCGTCATCCAG AAAATGTGGGATCAAGAAAAGGAGCATTTGAAAAAGTTCAATGAGTTGATGGTTACGTTCAGGGCCCGGCCGACAGTTCTGATGCCCTTTTGGAACGTGATGGGCTTTGCACTGG GAGCTGGAACCGCCTTGCTGGGGAAGGAAGGAGCAATGGCGTGCACCGTGGCCGTGGAAGAATCGATAGCAAATCACTATAACAACCAGATCAGGACACTGATGGAGGAGGACCCTGAAAAGTATGAAGAACTTCTTCAG GTATTAAAGAAATTTCGGGATGAAGAACTTGAGCACCATGATACAGGTCTCGACCACGACGCAGAATTG gCTCCAGCATATGCCATTTTGAAGAACATCATCCAAGCTGGATGCAGTGCAGCAATATATTTATCAGAAAGATTTTAA